The segment TAGTTAAGTAATTTTATTgggtataaaaaattaaaatctctgTGAAGCACCCTCCACCAtcctaattataaaagaaaaaccattacAAAAATACCAACACACCCCTAACCATgaatggaattttattttttagagataatttagttattataaattgcataaaaagcttaaaataaaaaaaaatctaagcttcaactataaaaaatttgatttggtaataaaattattttattgtacataaaaatttgaaaatatcaatcTACCTCCATCAACATTGTAGTGTCTAATGTATCCATGgacaaaactctaaaaaaatattatgtattgCTACAGTAGTATTTTACGTTCacgttttatattttcttttaattttaatattaatccaGATCTTGACCCACTTAAATACATGAACTCTGTCCAGATTATGCAAATTTTAGCTGAGGCAAGGAACAATTAGCCTGGATATTCTGATACTGCATTTAATTCTTTAGATGGTGGTAACATgctatttcttaaaattaattttgattaaatatttGCCTGCGACTGCATAATTCCCTCTCTGATTTCTAGTGTCTAAACATAGATGAGCTTACAATACCAAGTACCTAAAcgcataaaaatcaaatcatgtcATCAGGAATAGCATGACAAATCATTTGCTTTGATCTTCTATTAATCAAGGATATAACATTCTGAAGCATAGTGCTAGTTGATAACTGGAAACTTATACATACTAAtcgagggaaaaaaacaaaacatgaaagaaacaaGCATTGATCACACAGCAATCCAAATCCATGGGACACTTAATTGAAATCCTGGAAGCTACACTTGAATAAGAGAACACACAGTTTGTACCGTAGTGAGTATGAGGAGAATCGCGGCTGCGATAAGAGAGATTATGGCCCATGGAGTATGGAAATACTCTTGTTTCAAGGTTGCCTTCCATTTATTCCAAGGCCTCCTGCAGTATGCATTCAGATCTTCAACGAGACTAGCGAAGATGAAATCATCCGCGGAGAGAGCATTGATCACTGCTTCATAGTCATGTATCCAGTTTTCTATAATTCCATTTCGATCAAGGATTTCAACATCCTTAGGAGTAACGACAAGGAAATTGATCGTTGAAATATAGTTAGCTATATAATCCTCGACGCAATGGCATTGCTCAAATGCCTGGAGATTCCTGAATAAGATTTCTGTGTCGTCATCTATTTTCAATAGTGGCATTTCCAGGATCCCTCTATCGAATTTCATGTCGAGCAAACTTTTGCCCGGTTTAAACCTGAACTTAACTCCAGCTTGATGGAGTTCAGTTATACTTGGTACGTTTATGGTCTCGAGTTCTTTCTCCGTTTTATCTGACTCTGATGGCTTCTGACATTTTCTTATGAAGTCAACAAAATGTGCTACTTCAGACGAATTGATTTCCTCCAAAATTCCCTTTTTCATCCAAGAATCCCGTCTCTCTTCGAAGAACTTGTATGTAAGCTTAATCACTGAATATTCCTCTTCAGCAGGGCTATATCTGGTTATGCTGGATGCTTTAAGCAAATCCTCAAGAATGAAGAATGGGAGCTGATTTTCAATCAAGCACATGTCAAGTAATATATCGCTCAGCATCCATGGTTTATTGAATATACGGTCATTGCTACTTTCAAATCCTTCACAACAACCTTTGAGCAGGACCACAATGATGAAGGAGGCATCTAGTAATTAACATCATTTTCACAAAGTCTTCACTACCAAGATCGATGGTTTCTGCGTAACAATTACGCAATCttgtctc is part of the Populus nigra chromosome 8, ddPopNigr1.1, whole genome shotgun sequence genome and harbors:
- the LOC133702024 gene encoding UPF0481 protein At3g47200-like, with amino-acid sequence MCLIENQLPFFILEDLLKASSITRYSPAEEEYSVIKLTYKFFEERRDSWMKKGILEEINSSEVAHFVDFIRKCQKPSESDKTEKELETINVPSITELHQAGVKFRFKPGKSLLDMKFDRGILEMPLLKIDDDTEILFRNLQAFEQCHCVEDYIANYISTINFLVVTPKDVEILDRNGIIENWIHDYEAVINALSADDFIFASLVEDLNAYCRRPWNKWKATLKQEYFHTPWAIISLIAAAILLILTTVQTVCSLIQV